A portion of the Vicia villosa cultivar HV-30 ecotype Madison, WI unplaced genomic scaffold, Vvil1.0 ctg.003781F_1_1, whole genome shotgun sequence genome contains these proteins:
- the LOC131641492 gene encoding GDSL esterase/lipase At5g22810-like: MKHSTYFLTFFVLVLVFNVVKGQPLVPALFIFGDSVVDAGNNNNLYTVIKSNFPPYGRDFQNHKPTGRFCNGKLATDFTAENLGFTTYPPAYLNLQVKGQNLLNGANFASGASGFYGPTAKLYRAIPLDQQLEHYKECQNVLVGVTGTSNASSIISEAIYLVSAGSSDFVQNYYVNPLLNKVYTADQFSDIVMQDYIVFIQSLYALGARRIGVTTLPPLGCLPAAITLFGSHSNECVERLNTDAVNFNNKLNITSQNLQISLSNLTLAVLDIYHPLQDLVTKPAENGFFEARKACCGSGLIETSILCNKDSIGTCANASEYVFWDGFHPSEAANKVLADSLLLAGISLIS, translated from the exons atgaagcaTTCAACTTATTTCTTGACTTTTTTTGTTCTGGTTTTAGTGTTCAATGTGGTTAAAGGACAGCCTCTTGTCCCTGCATTGTTCATATTTGGTGATTCTGTTGTTGATGCAGGAAACAATAACAACTTGTACACagtaattaaatcaaattttccTCCTTATGGAAGAGACTTCCAGAATCACAAGCCAACAGGAAGGTTTTGTAATGGAAAGCTTGCAACAGATTTTACAG CTGAAAATCTTGGATTTACAACTTATCCACCAGCTTACCTCAACTTACAGGTTAAAGGACAAAACCTCTTGAATGGTGCAAACTTTGCATCTGGTGCTTCTGGCTTCTATGGTCCTACAGCTAAACTAtat CGTGCAATTCCATTGGACCAACAACTGGAACACTATAAAGAATGCCAGAATGTATTGGTGGGAGTAACAGGAACATCAAATGCTTCATCAATTATATCTGAAGCTATATATCTTGTTAGTGCTGGTAGCAGTGACTTTGTTCAAAACTATTACGTAAATCCTCTACTTAACAAGGTTTACACTGCTGATCAGTTCTCAGATATTGTCATGCAAGATTATATCGTTTTCATTCAG AGTTTATATGCACTTGGAGCAAGGAGAATTGGTGTAACAACATTACCTCCATTGGGTTGTTTGCCGGCCGCCATCACTCTTTTTGGCTCTCATAGCAATGAATGTGTGGAAAGGCTAAACACTGATGCTGTTAACTTCAACAACAAACTAAACATCACATCTCAGAACTTGCAAATATCACTTAGTAACCTTACATTGGCTGTCCTTGATATCTACCATCCTCTCCAAGACCTTGTCACTAAGCCTGCAGAAAATG GATTTTTCGAAGCAAGGAAGGCTTGTTGTGGATCTGGTTTGATAGAGACATCTATATTGTGCAACAAGGACTCCATAGGAACATGTGCAAATGCTAGTGAATATGTGTTTTGGGATGGTTTTCATCCATCTGAGGCTGCAAACAAGGTTTTGGCTGATAGTTTGCTGCTTGCTGGCATCTCTCTCATTTCGTAA
- the LOC131641491 gene encoding uncharacterized protein LOC131641491 — protein sequence MAVPANPSTAEEEEEHEGPTHHPTAPSHEFFDLSTTVDPSYVISLIRKLLPLDSASVHGVVSDVPNQGDAPCASICNNEQFESSKSKSENMDVDVSGESSRAGGEYKDNGDGFEHSGALVGEDAWEESGCILWDLAASKTHAELMVENLILEVLLANLVDCKSMRVNEISIGIIGNLACHEVLMKRIVSTKGLIAIVVDKLFLDDPQCLCETSRLLTVGLQSGESITWAEALRSEHVLCQILWIAENTLNLQLLEKIAGLILAILESQQKVVEDLLPPMMKLGLANILINLLTFEISKLTSERIPERYSILDLILRAIEGLSVIDDHSQEICSNKELFHLVCDLVKFTDKVEVGNCCVTAAVLIANILSDVVDRASEISQDWSLLGGLLDIFPFASDDLEARNAIWSVLARILVRIPETEMNSSSLCHFVSVLVRRLDLIEDELLNQQCVDYSPGSTADTRNTSLVRIISIVNQWTAVREGAESNGNDEVLLSETDVKKLLDICHKFSK from the exons ATGGCGGTTCCGGCCAATCCATCCactgcagaagaagaagaagagcacgAAGGTCCCACACATCATCCCACTGCACCGTCACACGAG TTTTTTGATTTATCAACAACTGTTGATCCCAGTTATGTAATCTCCTTGATAAGGAAGCTTTTGCCTTTGGATTCTGCTTCTGTTCATGGAGTTGTTTCGGATGTCCCTAACCAAGGGGATGCTCCATGTGCATCAATTTGTAATAATGAACAGTTTGAATCTTCCAAGAGTAAATCTgaaaatatggatgttgatgtTTCCGGTGAATCTTCTCGCGCGGGAGGAGAATATAAGGATAATGGCGATGGATTTGAACATTCTGGTGCGTTGGTTGGAGAGGATGCGTGGGAAGAAAGTGGTTGTATTTTGTGGGACTTAGCTGCCAGTAAAACACATGCTGAACTCATG GTGGAGAATCTCATACTTGAAGTTCTTTTAGCAAATCTCGTTGATTGCAAATCCATGCGTGTTAAT GAGATTAGCATAGGAATTATTGGGAACCTTGCCTGCCACGAAGTTCTAATGAAACGTATAGTCTCGACTAAAGGACTGATTGCGATAGTTGTGGATAAATTATTTCTGGATGATCCTCAATGTTTATGTGAAACATCTAG ATTATTGACTGTGGGCCTTCAAAGTGGTGAATCTATTACTTGGGCTGAGGCATTGCGGTCCGAACATGTATTATGTCAAATATTATGGATTGCAGAAAATACTTTGAACCTTCAGCTTTTAGAAAAG ATTGCAGGGCTTATATTAGCAATATTAGAAAGCCAGCAAAAAGTTGTGGAAGATCTTCTTCCACCTATGATGAAGCTTGGTTTGgcaaatatattaatcaatctcTTGACTTTTGAGATAAGCAAACTAACGAGTGAGAGAATACCTGAAAG gtattcaattcttgaTTTAATTCTTCGTGCAATTGAAGGCCTTTCTGTGATAGATGATCATTCTCAGGAAATATGTTCAAATAAAGAGCTTTTTCATCTAGTATGTGACTTGGTCAAGTTCACAGATAAAGTAGAG GTTGGGAACTGTTGTGTTACTGCTGCAGTCCTTATTGCAAATATTTTGTCTGATGTTGTTGATCGTGCTTCCGAAATATCACAAG ATTGGAGCCTCTTAGGTGGCCTGCTTGATATATTTCCTTTTGCTTCGGATGATTTGGAGGCAAGAAATGCAATCTGGAGCGTACTTGCTAGAATATTGGTCAGAATACCCGAAACTGAAATGAACTCATCAAGTTTATGTCATTTTGTTTCGGTTCTTGTTAGAAGACTTGATCTGATTGAAGATGAGCTTCTGAACCAACAATGTGTTGACTACAGTCCTGGCTCAACAGCAGATACTAGAAACACATCT CTCGTGAGAATAATTAGCATTGTGAATCAGTGGACTGCTGTAAGGGAGGGAGCTGAGAGTAATGGAAATGATGAAGTTCTTCTAAGCGAGACAGATGTAAAAAAGTTGTTGGATATTTGTCACAAATTCTCCAAGTAG
- the LOC131641495 gene encoding magnesium transporter MRS2-11, chloroplastic-like yields the protein MALTLTSTSTHLRFQPLLSRTNYVFFSDLTEFRSLQSHDSLTLLRRRKISVTSPSALKPVKCSRSTEEKQWSEAETVPSDADEAVDESNGPTPIRTPSIEPQRIAGDSPSLGIREPVYEVVEVKSDGAVSTRKINRRQLLKSSGLRPRDVRSVDPSLFLTNSMPSLLVREYAILLNLGSLRAIAMQDCVLIFDYNRKGGQAFLDTLLPRLNPKNNNGGPSMPFEIEVVEAALLSRIQRLERRLMDLEPRVQALLEALPNRITGDILEQLRISKQTLVELGSKAGALRQMLLDLLEDPNEIRRMCIMGRNCTLNKGNNNVECSVPLEKQVADEEEEEIEMLLENYLQRCESCHGQSERLLDSAREMEDSIAVSLSSRRLEVSRVELLLQVGTFCVAVGALVAGIFGMNLKSYLEEHVFAFWLTTSGIIIGGIIVFFLMYNYLRARKIF from the exons ATGGCTTTAACTTTAACTTCAACTTCGACGCACCTTCGTTTTCAACCTTTACTCTCGCGCACCAACTACGTCTTCTTCTCCGACCTTACTGAATTCCGTTCTCTACAGAGTCATGATTCTCTCACTCTTCTTCGCCGGAGAAAGATCTCCGTTACGTCACCGTCGGCTCTGAAGCCGGTGAAATGCAGTAGATCCACGGAGGAGAAGCAGTGGAGCGAGGCGGAAACCGTTCCGTCTGATGCCGATGAAGCTGTGGATGAGTCAAATGGTCCGACTCCGATCCGAACTCCTTCTATTGAGCCTCAGAGGATTGCAGGCGATTCTCCTTCTCTCGGAATTCGAGAACCTGTTTATGAA GTTGTAGAAGTGAAATCAGACGGTGCAGTATCGACTCGAAAAATAAACAGGAGACAATTATTGAAGTCCAGTG GTCTTCGTCCCCGGGATGTCCGAAGTGTGGATCCATCATTGTTTTTGACAAATTCAATGCCTTCTTTGCTG GTCCGTGAGTATGCTATACTTCTAAACCTGGGTTCGCTACGCGCAATAGCAATGCAAGATTGTGTGCTTATATTTGACTATAATCG TAAAGGTGGGCAAGCTTTTCTAGACACTTTGCTGCCTAGGTTGAACCCCAAGAATAACAATGGAGGGCCATCAATGCCATTTGAAATTGAG GTTGTCGAAGCAGCATTGCTTTCAAGAATACAACGTTTGGAGCGGAGACTGATGGACTTAGAACCTCGT GTTCAAGCTCTTCTTGAGGCATTGCCAAATCGGATAACTGGGGACATATTGGAGCAACTTCGTATTAGCaaacaaactttg GTTGAGTTAGGCTCGAAGGCAGGAGCTCTCCGACAGATGCTTCTTGACCTTCTGGAGGACCCAAATGAAATACGGCGGATGTGTATTATGGGAAGAAACTGTACACTTAATAAAGGAAACAATAATGTGGAATGCTCAGTGCCCTTAGAAAAGCAGGTTGCTGATG AGGAGGAGGAGGAAATTGAAATGCTTCTGGAAAATTATCTCCAAAG ATGTGAATCTTGTCATGGTCAATCTGAAAGGCTTCTTGATTCTGCAAGGGAAATGGAGGATTCTATAGCTGTCAGTTTGAG CTCGCGAAGACTTGAAGTTAGTAGAGTGGAACTGCTTCTCCAGGTTGGAACATTTTGTGTAGCAGTTGGTGCCCTTGTAGCAG GTATATTTGGCATGAACCTGAAGTCCTATCTTGAGGAACATGTG TTTGCATTCTGGCTAACTACATCTGGGATCATTATTGGTGGCATTATTGTTTTTTTCCTTATGTATAACTACCTCAGAGcaagaaaaatattttga
- the LOC131641494 gene encoding uncharacterized protein LOC131641494 codes for MAEDNKDASDYSSEDEGTEDYRRGGYHKVQIGDTFKNGCYVVQSKLGWGHFSTVWLAWDTHKLRYVALKIQKSAQHYTEAAMDEIKILKQIAEGDVEDKKCVVKLLDHFKHSGPNGNHVCMVFEFLGDNLLTLIKYSDYRGVPLPMVKEICYHVLVGLDYLHRELSIIHTDLKPENVLILSPIDPSKDPRKSGAPLILPKTKDKTVSRNGTTNDKSSNGDLTKNQKKKMRKKAKKAAQKEGSEVADEDSEAPEQDNCSNDVKPNVENGEGKPNSSASLDESAKTSEIQDVPQGSQVSRRGSRSTRKKLLAAVDLKCKLVDFGNACWTYKQFTNDIQTRQYRCPEVLLGSKYSTPADMWSFACICFELATGDVLFDPHSGDNYDRDEDHLALMMELLGMMPRKIALSGRYSRDFFNRCGDLRHIRRLRFWPITKVLTEKYDFSEQDASDMADFLVPLLDFVPDKRPTAAQCLNHPWMSAGPRTLEPSLTNVQPDAVNGEKSLKSREKTEHEAVEVGMGNMVIDGNQMPLKDF; via the exons ATGGCGGAGGACAACAAAGACGCGAGTGATTACAGTTCGGAGGACGAAGGAACTGAAGATTACAGACGCGGTGGATATCACAAGGTTCAGATTGGCGACACCTTCAAAAATGGGTGCTATGTGGTTCAGAGTAAGCTTGGTTGGGGGCATTTTTCCACTGTTTGGCTCGCTTGGGATACTCACAAATTG CGATATGTTGCCTTGAAAATTCAAAAGAGTGCTCAGCATTACACTGAAGCGGCGATGGATGAAATAAAGATTCTCAAACAAATTGCTGAAGGGGATGTAGAGGATAAGAAATGTGTTGTGAAGCTTTTGGACCACTTTAAGCATTCAGGGCCTAATGGCAACCATGTTTGTATGGTTTTTGAATTCCTTGGTGATAATCTTCTCACACTTATAAAGTATAGTGATTATCGAGGTGTTCCCCTTCCCATGGTCAAAGAAATTTGTTACCATGTTTTGGTTGGTTTGGATTATTTGCACCGTGAGCTCTCTATAATACACACCGATTTGAAGCCCGAGAATGTCTTGATTCTCTCACCAATAGATCCATCTAAGGATCCTAGGAAATCCGGAGCCCCACTTATACTTCCAAAAACCAAAGATAAGACTGTGTCCAGGAATGGGACCACAAATGATAAAAGTTCGAATGGAGATCTAACCAAGAATCAGAAAAAGAAAATGCGCAAAAAGGCTAAAAAAGCAGCTCAGAAGGAAGGTTCCGAGGTAGCAGATGAGGATTCTGAAGCACCGGAGCAAGATAATTGTAGTAATGATGTGAAACCGAATGTAGAAAATGGTGAAGGTAAACCTAATAGTTCTGCTAGTTTAGATGAATCAGCAAAGACTTCTGAAATTCAGGATGTTCCACAAGGCAGTCAAGTTTCTAGGAGAGGTAGCCGCTCTACCAGAAAGAAGTTGCTTGCTGCTGTTGATCTCAAGTGCAAGCTGGTGGATTTTGGTAATGCTTGTTGGACGTATAAACAATTTACGAATGATATTCAGACAAGGCAGTATAGATGTCCCGAGGTTCTTCTTGGTTCCAAATACTCAACTCCAGCTGATATGTGGTCCTTTGCTTGCATTTGCTTTGAGCTTGCCACTGGTGATGTTCTTTTCGATCCTCACAGTGGTGATAACTATGACAGGGATGAG GACCATCTGGCATTGATGATGGAGCTTCTTGGAATGATGCCTCGCAAG ATTGCTCTTAGCGGCCGCTATTCCCGGGACTTTTTCAATAGATGTGGTGATTTGAGACACATTCGTCGGTTGCGGTTCTGGCCTATCACTAAGGTGTTGACGGAGAAATATGATTTCAGTGAGCAAGATGCAAGTGACATGGCTGACTTCCTTGTTCCATTACTTGACTTTGTTCCTGATAAGAGGCCAACGGCTGCTCAGTGCCTCAATCATCCATGGATGAGTGCAGGTCCTCGGACTCTTGAGCCCTCTTTGACTAACGTGCAACCTGATGCTGTTAACGGTGAAAAGTCTCTAAAGTCTAGGGAAAAGACCGAGCATGAGGCTGTTGAAGTTGGTATGGGAAACATGGTGATTGATGGAAATCAAATGCCACTCAAAGATTTTTAA